The following proteins are encoded in a genomic region of Pyrus communis chromosome 11, drPyrComm1.1, whole genome shotgun sequence:
- the LOC137709208 gene encoding ankyrin repeat-containing protein NPR4-like: MAATIVSNVIANLKVLNHDNYEDWSFHFKTYLLAEDLWEVVEETSEPPRREDGEAEFMGWRKNNAKVLHAIQTCCGDDTYFIIRCISSAKVAWDTLAEKLKPADQVLENTEDVPLMAHEELNTGLTRKEEYCKTNDDFNEFSHYQPLIDAVAKGDWSSAEKYLTMHPDAIRERGSLSGSTALHIAVSMENEYMAKELVKLMTEEDLEIEDANGVTAIALATQIGPEVARCIIEKNKRLLCIPCNLLNTIPLIMACHSGHWGLARYLYSVTPLEALTSTQDNCRTGADLISHCFSSKELDIALDLIQRCSNLTFATNSTGKTPLQELAFIHIRHASGIRDVRIDVQKQAHDPVNDQGDLTIRSGIDHMYKMKQIHVQSLEVLQGMCKMTEGLSLKQMQGSSVQTALFKAVEHGNDEFLRQLFAANILALEIYDENARGMFQFSIECRQEKVYNFFHDFIRVMNVRTESRVDKFNNTLLHSAARLSPPAQLKHIQCAALQMQRELQWFKEVEKIVPSKFLEVVNYTDDMTARDLFTKNHKELANESERSMKATATSCTVVAALIVTIMFIAVFSVPGGSKAGFPVFLNKRIFMVFIVADVFSLFSSTTSVVTFLGILNSRYAEDDFLKSLPTKMMIGLFTLFSSIVTMMIAFSSTLFLMLESKEWIVAPIILLASVPVISFVWMQFSLLVEIFISTYGAGIFFINKKGKPWSFNSS; encoded by the exons ATGGCAGCTACAATTGTTTCTAATGTAATTGCTAATCTTAAAGTTCTTAATCATGATAATTATGAAGATTGGAGTTTCCACTTTAAAACCTACTTGTTGGCTGAAGATCTTTGGGAGGTTGTGGAAGAGACCTCTGAACCTCCTAGACGAGAAGATGGTGAAGCGGAATTTATGGGTTGGAGGAAGAATAATGCCAAGGTTTTACATGCAATCCAGACTTGTTGCGGGGATGATACTTATTTTATTATCCGGTGCATTAGCTCAGCCAAAGTCGCCTGGGATACTTTGGCTGAAAAGTTGAAGCCGGCCGATCAAGTCTTGGAAAACACAG AGGATGTGCCTTTGATGGCACATGAAGAGCTGAATACCGGTCTGACGCGGAAGGAGG AGTATTGTAAAACTAACGACGACTTCAATGAGTTCTCCCACTATCAACCCTTGATTGATGCTGTTGCAAAAGGTGACTGGAGTTCTGCAGAGAAGTATCTTACTATGCATCCCGACGCAATCAGAGAAAGAGGTTCATTATCAGGCTCGACAGCTCTTCACATCGCAGTTTCAATGGAAAACGAATATATGGCGAAGGAACTAGTGAAGTTGATGACagaggaagacttggaaatagAAGACGCTAATGGTGTCACAGCTATAGCTTTAGCCACGCAAATAGGACCCGAAGTGGCTAGATGCATAATCGAAAAGAACAAGAGATTACTTTGCATACCATGCAATCTCCTGAATACGATCCCACTGATCATGGCTTGTCATAGCGGCCATTGGGGATTGGCTCGCTATCTCTATTCAGTTACTCCATTGGAAGCTTTGACGTCGACCCAAGATAACTGTCGGACTGGTGCTGATCTTATTTCCCACTGTTTTAGCTCCAAAGAACTGG ATATTGCATTGGATTTAATTCAGCGTTGTTCAAACTTGACCTTTGCCACAAACTCTACTGGGAAAACACCTTTACAGGAATTGGCTT TTATACACATACGACATGCTTCTGGGATCCGTGATGTTCGTATAGATGTTCAAAAACAAGCCCATGACCCGGTTAATGATCAAGGGGATCTCACAATTCGCTCAG GAATCGATCACATGTACAAAATGAAACAGATCCATGTCCAATCCCTTGAAGTTTTACAAGGCATGTGCAAAATGACAGAAGGTTTAAGCCTTAAACAAATGCAAGGAAGTTCCGTACAAACAGCACTCTTCAAGGCTGTTGAACATGGGAATGATGAGTTTCTTCGTCAGCTGTTTGCTGCAAATATCCTAGCTTTAGAGATATATGACGAAAATGCAAGGGGCATGTTTCAGTTTTCCATTGAATGCCGTCAAGAAAAAGTCTATAACTTTTTCCATGACTTTATCCGAGTCATGAATGTTCGCACTGAATCCAGAGTAGATAAGTTCAACAATACGTTACTACATTCAGCAGCGAGGTTATCCCCACCTGCACAGCTTAAACATATCCAATGTGCAGCATTGCAAATGCAGAGAGAATTACAATGGTTTAAG GAGGTGGAGAAAATTGTACCTTCCAAGTTTCTTGAAGTTGTTAACTATACAGATGACATGACCGCCCGTGACCTATTTACTAAGAACCACAAGGAATTGGCAAACGAATCTGAAAGATCAATGAAAGCAACTGCAACTTCTTGTACGGTTGTAGCTGCTCTTATTGTTACAATTATGTTCATTGCAGTGTTCTCAGTTCCTGGTGGAAGCAAGGCAGGTTTTCCCGTGTTCTTAAATAAAAGGATATTTATGGTCTTTATAGTTGCGGATGtcttttcacttttttcttCTACAACTTCAGTTGTGACATTTTTAGGAATCCTCAACTCGCGTTATGCTGAAGATGATTTCCTTAAATCATTGCCAACAAAGATGATGATAGGCCTTTTCACCCTCTTCTCCTCTATTGTTACCATGATGATTGCGTTTTCTTCAACCCTTTTTCTTATGTTGGAATCAAAAGAGTGGATAGTGGCTCCGATCATTTTACTTGCTAGTGTTCCGGTTATCTCCTTCGTATGGATGcaattttcccttcttgttgagatcttcatttctactTACGGAGCTGGAATAttttttatcaacaaaaaagGCAAACCTTGGTCCTTCAATTCATCTTAA